From Roseobacter fucihabitans, a single genomic window includes:
- a CDS encoding VPLPA-CTERM sorting domain-containing protein — MLKRLLFSAAIIAMPAFASAATLSVTAVNEAAIGSGTTVGAVDRTKSVDLTGVGSWDFAPLETNDGFKKRAYISPFSTSWRSSGHDNVTSFWAVGNDGNASRPGGSDVYAGLPTVGTPAEFSFDGLTKSVSFLWGSPDGNQNTLSLTRDGTVFKTFNGEDVLGAAAGVAGNLVSGNGAAYITITASGDEYFDGLLFGSSGQTFEFSNISAVSAVPLPAGVPLILTALGGFAYLARRKKNTKAA, encoded by the coding sequence ATGTTGAAACGACTGCTTTTCTCCGCAGCCATTATCGCGATGCCGGCTTTTGCCTCGGCAGCCACCTTATCCGTGACGGCCGTCAACGAGGCTGCAATCGGAAGCGGAACCACTGTCGGTGCTGTTGATCGTACAAAATCGGTTGATTTGACCGGGGTCGGATCGTGGGATTTTGCACCGTTGGAAACGAATGATGGCTTCAAGAAAAGGGCTTATATTTCGCCGTTCTCGACCAGCTGGAGAAGCAGCGGACATGACAATGTGACGTCGTTCTGGGCCGTGGGCAACGACGGTAACGCCAGCCGTCCTGGTGGCTCGGATGTATATGCAGGCCTTCCAACGGTCGGTACGCCAGCAGAGTTTTCATTCGACGGATTGACCAAATCGGTTAGCTTTTTGTGGGGGTCTCCTGATGGCAACCAAAACACTCTTTCATTGACGCGGGACGGAACCGTCTTCAAGACGTTCAATGGCGAGGATGTTCTTGGTGCAGCTGCTGGCGTTGCCGGTAATTTGGTGAGTGGCAATGGCGCGGCTTATATCACAATCACAGCGTCTGGTGATGAATATTTTGATGGGCTCCTGTTCGGATCATCCGGACAAACGTTTGAATTCTCCAACATCTCCGCTGTCTCCGCCGTACCTCTGCCCGCAGGTGTGCCGCTGATCCTGACGGCCTTGGGTGGGTTTGCCTATCTGGCGCGCCGCAAAAAGAACACCAAAGCCGCCTGA
- a CDS encoding NAD-dependent epimerase/dehydratase family protein, whose protein sequence is MKTAFITGSAGFIGYFTARALLKAGWRVIGLDAMSDYYDVRLKIRRHEMLEQMQNFVAITGRLETPGLLRGLFETHKPDLVIHLAAQAGVRHSIDNPASYVQANLVGTAELLEAARAFPPAHTMLASTSSVYGANTEMPYLETHKVDTQMSFYAATKKATEAMGHSYAHLYGLPITMFRFFTVYGPWGRPDMAHFKFTRAILNGEPIEVYNHGNQQRDFTYIDDLVTGIVALGGAVPDPAAPVAGDSMSPVAPFRVVNIGNGAPVKLMDYIAAIEAACGQEAEKVFLDAQPGDVPATWADTALLQTLTGARPATDVRVGLQHFVEWYRSYYKV, encoded by the coding sequence ATGAAAACAGCATTCATCACCGGATCAGCCGGGTTCATCGGATATTTCACCGCGCGCGCGCTGCTCAAGGCAGGCTGGCGTGTGATCGGGTTGGACGCGATGAGCGATTATTATGACGTCAGGCTCAAGATCCGCCGTCACGAGATGCTTGAGCAGATGCAGAACTTTGTTGCGATCACCGGCCGTCTGGAAACGCCGGGGCTGTTGCGCGGGCTGTTTGAGACGCACAAGCCCGATCTGGTGATCCACCTGGCCGCACAAGCAGGCGTGCGCCATTCCATCGACAATCCCGCCTCTTATGTGCAGGCCAATCTGGTGGGCACGGCGGAACTTCTGGAGGCCGCGCGCGCCTTTCCTCCTGCCCATACGATGCTGGCCTCGACCTCCTCGGTCTACGGCGCCAATACCGAAATGCCCTATTTAGAGACGCATAAGGTCGACACGCAGATGTCCTTTTACGCCGCCACCAAAAAGGCGACCGAGGCGATGGGCCATTCCTATGCGCATCTTTACGGGCTGCCGATTACGATGTTCCGGTTTTTCACCGTCTATGGTCCCTGGGGGCGCCCGGATATGGCGCATTTCAAGTTCACACGCGCGATCCTGAACGGGGAACCTATCGAGGTCTATAACCACGGCAACCAGCAACGCGATTTCACCTATATCGACGATCTGGTGACGGGGATTGTCGCGCTGGGGGGGGCTGTGCCGGACCCCGCAGCGCCTGTTGCAGGCGACAGCATGTCACCCGTGGCACCGTTCCGCGTGGTGAATATCGGCAATGGCGCACCGGTGAAACTGATGGATTACATCGCCGCGATCGAGGCCGCCTGCGGGCAGGAGGCGGAAAAGGTGTTTTTGGACGCGCAACCCGGTGATGTGCCCGCCACCTGGGCGGATACCGCTTTGCTGCAAACACTCACAGGCGCGCGCCCGGCCACGGATGTGCGTGTGGGGCTGCAACATTTTGTGGAGTGGTATCGCAGCTATTATAAGGTGTGA
- a CDS encoding WecB/TagA/CpsF family glycosyltransferase yields the protein MIWSKEEAGAAGVVVTVADRAALLADLRARFETGVGFSVATLNLDHVVKLKRDAQFRAAYLRQTHVTADGNPIVWFCRLAGQGDVALIPGSELIDPVADLAAEADVDVALFGADDTSLAKAADALEARHPGLRIVSCQSPPMGFDPDSPLADEAIKAIGESGARLVFLALGAPKQERFAARAQERLPQVGFLSIGAGLDFISGAQKRAPKWVRAIASEWIWRMLSNPRRLAARYGTCILALPGLTLRALAARRKAP from the coding sequence ATGATCTGGAGCAAAGAGGAAGCCGGTGCGGCTGGGGTTGTGGTGACGGTCGCGGATCGCGCTGCCCTGCTGGCCGATCTGCGCGCGCGGTTTGAGACGGGGGTGGGGTTTTCCGTGGCCACGCTGAACCTTGATCATGTGGTCAAGCTCAAGCGCGATGCGCAGTTTCGCGCGGCTTACCTCCGCCAGACCCATGTGACGGCGGATGGCAATCCCATCGTGTGGTTTTGCCGCCTTGCGGGGCAAGGCGATGTGGCCTTGATCCCCGGCTCCGAACTGATCGACCCGGTAGCGGATCTGGCGGCGGAAGCGGATGTGGATGTCGCGCTTTTTGGCGCGGATGATACCTCGCTCGCCAAGGCCGCCGACGCGCTGGAGGCGCGCCACCCCGGTTTGCGGATCGTGTCGTGCCAATCCCCGCCAATGGGGTTTGATCCTGACAGTCCGCTGGCGGATGAAGCCATCAAGGCGATCGGGGAGAGCGGCGCGCGGCTGGTGTTTCTCGCGCTCGGTGCCCCGAAACAGGAACGCTTTGCCGCCCGCGCCCAGGAAAGGCTGCCACAGGTGGGGTTTCTCTCCATCGGTGCCGGGCTCGACTTCATCTCGGGCGCACAGAAACGCGCGCCAAAATGGGTGCGTGCGATTGCATCCGAATGGATCTGGCGGATGCTCTCCAACCCCCGCCGCCTGGCCGCGCGCTACGGCACCTGCATCCTCGCCCTGCCCGGCCTGACCCTGCGGGCGCTCGCCGCGCGGCGCAAAGCGCCTTGA
- a CDS encoding nucleotide sugar dehydrogenase, producing MEPPVSLSIKIADRTARVGVIGLGYVGLPLAVTIARAGFPVTGFDVDDSKAERLSAGESYIEAVTDADLAEVAARFNASTDFAGLSEMDIVVICVPTPLTRQREPDLSFVENTARTIAAHMTPGTLVALESTTWPGTTREVLIPILETSGLKNGVDFYAGFSPEREDPGNATYRTQTIPKIVAGDGQEAGDLMEAFYAAVIETVVRVPDTGTAEAVKITENIFRAVNIALVNELKLIYEPMGIDVWDVIAGAATKPFGYMPFYPGPGLGGHCIPIDPFYLTWRARAFDVPTRFIELAGEINTAMPRHVVDRLREVLDRATGKGVSHAKILLVGVAYKKNVSDMRESPAMRLMQLLEEAGAEVVFLDPHVPELPVMREYGQFHARRAIAPQDIAGAGVDAVLIATDHDAIDYGALLALGCPVVDTRNAIASRDLPMDRVTKA from the coding sequence ATGGAGCCCCCCGTGAGCCTGAGTATAAAAATCGCTGACCGGACCGCCCGTGTGGGGGTCATCGGTCTGGGCTATGTCGGGTTGCCGCTGGCCGTGACGATTGCGCGCGCAGGCTTCCCCGTCACGGGCTTTGATGTGGACGACAGTAAGGCGGAGCGCCTGAGTGCCGGGGAGAGTTACATCGAGGCGGTCACGGATGCGGATCTGGCAGAGGTCGCCGCGCGCTTCAACGCCAGCACGGATTTTGCGGGGCTCTCGGAGATGGATATCGTGGTGATCTGCGTGCCCACGCCGCTGACACGCCAGCGCGAGCCGGATTTGTCATTCGTGGAAAATACCGCCCGCACCATCGCCGCGCATATGACGCCGGGCACCTTGGTCGCGCTGGAATCCACCACATGGCCCGGCACGACGCGCGAGGTGTTGATCCCGATCCTGGAAACTTCCGGCCTCAAGAACGGCGTGGATTTTTATGCAGGCTTCTCGCCCGAACGCGAGGACCCCGGCAATGCCACTTACCGCACCCAGACCATCCCCAAGATTGTCGCGGGGGACGGGCAAGAAGCGGGGGATCTGATGGAGGCGTTTTACGCCGCCGTCATCGAGACCGTCGTGCGTGTGCCTGATACAGGCACAGCCGAAGCGGTGAAGATCACCGAAAACATCTTTCGCGCGGTCAATATCGCCCTCGTGAATGAACTCAAGCTGATCTACGAGCCCATGGGCATCGACGTCTGGGATGTGATTGCGGGCGCAGCGACCAAACCCTTTGGTTATATGCCGTTTTATCCCGGCCCCGGCCTTGGCGGGCATTGCATCCCCATCGATCCTTTCTACCTCACCTGGCGCGCGCGCGCCTTTGATGTGCCGACGCGGTTCATTGAGTTGGCCGGCGAGATCAACACCGCCATGCCGCGCCATGTGGTGGACCGTCTGCGCGAGGTGCTGGACCGCGCGACAGGCAAGGGAGTTTCGCATGCGAAAATTCTATTGGTCGGGGTGGCCTATAAGAAAAACGTTTCTGACATGCGCGAAAGCCCCGCCATGCGGTTGATGCAATTGCTGGAGGAGGCAGGGGCCGAGGTCGTGTTCCTCGACCCGCATGTGCCGGAACTGCCGGTGATGCGCGAATACGGCCAGTTCCATGCCCGCCGCGCGATTGCGCCCCAGGACATCGCCGGGGCAGGGGTGGACGCGGTGCTGATCGCCACTGACCACGACGCGATAGATTACGGCGCTCTGCTGGCCTTAGGCTGCCCGGTGGTCGACACCCGCAACGCCATCGCCAGCCGGGACCTGCCGATGGATCGCGTGACCAAGGCTTAA
- the xrtD gene encoding VPLPA-CTERM-specific exosortase XrtD, translated as MSASDFQTQMRGGVAAFLNWGVFWLLVAIIGAGVFFADGINALLEAWQLPEYSHGPLIPVLSAFLFLKQLTLYPINPDVYRNRWPGVALVTLSLVMAALGIMAGIGDIVAYALILWVGGVLLISWGWDTGKHFWPGVVHLVYMLPLPGVIYYKTTTYLQFVSSELGVWFLRMFDVPVFLDGNIIDLGILKLHVAEACSGLRYMFPIMSFSYIFATLYKGPNWHKVFLLLAAVPIAIFMNSVRIAVAGIIVQYYGVEWLDGFTHFFEGWVIFLACILILFGLAWLMLFLHPERPTLVDALDLDTSGLGTQLARLQFVQPSKALITVSALMLAGVLALQAVPDRGSLAPERDSFTLFPRNLGEWRQEGPRQMLAPGVEASLGADDYHQVTLLKAGDPHSVGLFMAWYDDQSNGGVHSPEICLPGAGWEIAWLERSDITEAMNSDTPFKINRAIIQKGETRMMVYYWFQQKERRIAWDFAAKFWLMVDGITSGRTDGALIRLTTVMDPREGDAVAEARLREVLQEMQAPLGRFIPES; from the coding sequence ATGTCGGCTTCTGATTTTCAGACCCAGATGCGGGGCGGTGTTGCCGCTTTCCTCAATTGGGGCGTGTTCTGGCTGCTTGTGGCCATCATCGGGGCGGGCGTGTTTTTCGCCGATGGTATCAACGCGCTGCTGGAAGCCTGGCAATTGCCCGAATACAGCCACGGGCCTCTGATCCCGGTGCTCTCCGCCTTCCTGTTTCTCAAACAGCTGACACTTTACCCGATCAACCCGGATGTCTATCGCAACCGCTGGCCCGGTGTGGCGCTGGTGACGCTGTCGCTGGTGATGGCGGCTTTGGGGATCATGGCGGGCATTGGCGATATCGTGGCCTATGCGTTGATCCTCTGGGTCGGGGGCGTGTTGCTGATCAGCTGGGGCTGGGACACGGGTAAACATTTCTGGCCCGGTGTCGTGCATCTGGTCTATATGCTGCCGCTGCCCGGTGTGATCTATTATAAAACAACGACTTATCTGCAATTCGTCTCCTCTGAACTGGGTGTCTGGTTCCTGCGCATGTTTGATGTGCCGGTGTTTCTGGACGGTAACATCATCGATCTCGGCATCCTGAAATTACATGTGGCCGAGGCCTGTTCGGGGCTGCGCTATATGTTCCCGATCATGAGTTTCTCCTATATCTTCGCCACGCTCTATAAGGGCCCGAACTGGCATAAGGTCTTCCTGCTGCTGGCCGCCGTGCCGATCGCGATTTTCATGAATTCGGTGCGCATCGCGGTCGCGGGCATCATCGTGCAATATTACGGCGTGGAATGGCTTGATGGGTTCACGCATTTCTTTGAAGGCTGGGTGATTTTCCTGGCCTGTATCCTGATCCTCTTTGGTCTGGCCTGGTTGATGCTGTTCCTGCACCCCGAGCGCCCGACATTGGTGGATGCACTCGATCTGGACACTTCGGGCCTTGGCACGCAGCTGGCGCGGTTGCAATTCGTGCAGCCCTCCAAGGCGCTGATCACGGTCTCTGCGCTGATGCTGGCGGGTGTTCTGGCGCTGCAGGCGGTGCCGGACCGTGGCAGCCTCGCACCCGAGCGTGACAGCTTCACGCTGTTCCCGCGCAATTTGGGCGAGTGGCGCCAGGAAGGCCCGCGCCAGATGTTGGCACCGGGGGTTGAGGCCTCACTGGGGGCAGATGACTACCATCAGGTGACATTGCTCAAGGCGGGTGATCCCCATTCGGTTGGGCTCTTCATGGCCTGGTACGATGATCAGAGTAATGGCGGCGTGCACAGCCCCGAGATCTGCCTGCCCGGCGCGGGTTGGGAAATCGCCTGGCTGGAGCGCAGTGACATCACCGAAGCGATGAACAGCGATACCCCCTTCAAGATCAACCGCGCCATCATCCAAAAGGGTGAAACGCGCATGATGGTCTATTACTGGTTTCAGCAAAAGGAACGCCGGATCGCCTGGGACTTCGCCGCGAAATTCTGGTTGATGGTAGATGGCATCACCAGCGGGCGCACCGATGGCGCGCTGATCCGCCTGACCACCGTTATGGACCCGCGTGAAGGTGACGCGGTCGCCGAAGCGCGCCTGCGCGAGGTCTTGCAGGAGATGCAGGCCCCGCTGGGACGGTTTATACCGGAGAGCTGA
- a CDS encoding mannose-1-phosphate guanylyltransferase/mannose-6-phosphate isomerase, producing MTLITPVLLCGGSGTRLWPLSRKSYPKQFAALLGDETLFQASARRLNGPQYGAPVVVTASDFRFIVTEQLHSVGIDPGAILIEPTGRNTAPAVLAAALHVAQSDPDGLMLVAPSDHVIPDVAAFGAAVAAGVAAAEAGQLVTFGITPTHAETGYGYLELVGTREGTAPAPLKRFVEKPDAARAEIMFKDPHFMWNAGIFLFRARDIIAAFKTHAQALLEPVSSAYTKAQADLGFLRLDPEHWALAEDISIDYAVMEKADNLSVVPFSAGWSDLGGWDAVWAETGPDGDGVATSDNATAIECRDTLLRSESAGLEVVGIGLENTIVVAMPDAVLVADKSRAQDVKLAVAALKAKSALQAEAFPKDHRPWGWFESLVIGQRFQVKRIHVHPGAALSLQSHHHRSEHWIVVEGTAKVTVDETVKLISENQSVYIPLGAVHRMENPGKVPMVLIEVQTGSYLGEDDIIRYEDVYARE from the coding sequence TTGACCCTGATCACCCCTGTCCTGTTATGCGGCGGCTCCGGCACAAGGCTCTGGCCGCTGTCGCGCAAATCCTACCCCAAACAATTCGCGGCCCTTCTGGGGGATGAAACCCTGTTTCAGGCCTCGGCACGGCGCCTGAATGGTCCACAATATGGCGCGCCTGTAGTGGTAACGGCGTCTGATTTCCGCTTCATCGTGACCGAACAATTGCACAGCGTCGGCATTGATCCCGGCGCCATCCTGATCGAGCCGACCGGGCGCAATACCGCCCCCGCCGTTCTCGCCGCCGCGCTTCATGTCGCCCAGAGCGATCCCGATGGCTTGATGCTGGTGGCGCCGTCCGATCATGTGATCCCGGATGTTGCCGCCTTTGGTGCGGCGGTCGCGGCAGGTGTGGCAGCGGCTGAGGCGGGGCAATTGGTAACCTTCGGTATCACGCCCACCCACGCGGAAACGGGGTATGGCTATCTGGAACTGGTGGGCACGCGCGAGGGCACCGCCCCTGCCCCGCTGAAACGCTTTGTGGAAAAGCCCGACGCCGCGCGCGCGGAAATCATGTTCAAGGATCCGCATTTCATGTGGAACGCGGGCATCTTCCTGTTCCGTGCGCGCGACATTATCGCCGCCTTCAAAACCCACGCACAGGCTTTGTTAGAGCCTGTATCGAGCGCCTACACCAAGGCGCAGGCCGATCTGGGGTTTTTGCGCCTGGACCCAGAGCATTGGGCTTTGGCCGAGGATATTTCTATCGATTATGCGGTCATGGAAAAGGCGGATAACCTCTCTGTGGTCCCCTTTTCTGCGGGTTGGTCTGATCTGGGCGGCTGGGACGCGGTCTGGGCGGAAACCGGACCGGACGGCGACGGGGTTGCGACCTCGGACAATGCCACAGCGATTGAATGCCGCGACACGCTTCTGCGCTCAGAAAGCGCGGGGCTTGAGGTCGTGGGCATTGGCCTTGAAAACACCATCGTCGTGGCCATGCCCGATGCGGTGCTGGTGGCCGATAAATCGCGCGCGCAGGATGTGAAACTGGCCGTCGCAGCGCTTAAGGCTAAATCCGCCCTGCAAGCCGAAGCTTTCCCCAAGGATCACCGCCCCTGGGGTTGGTTCGAGAGCCTCGTGATCGGGCAGCGGTTTCAGGTCAAGCGCATCCATGTGCACCCCGGCGCCGCGCTGTCGCTGCAAAGCCACCATCACCGCTCCGAACATTGGATCGTGGTAGAAGGCACCGCCAAGGTGACCGTGGATGAGACTGTGAAACTCATCAGCGAAAACCAATCCGTCTACATCCCGCTGGGCGCCGTGCACCGCATGGAAAACCCCGGCAAAGTGCCCATGGTATTGATCGAAGTGCAGACCGGCAGCTACCTCGGTGAAGATGACATCATCCGCTATGAGGATGTCTACGCGCGCGAGTGA
- a CDS encoding VPLPA-CTERM sorting domain-containing protein, with amino-acid sequence MKKSILTAASAMAILAAGTASAITYNITDTVSIPSGGIGNPFVTDYEAAFGAGNVGFGLVQSADASALDTSVGFSYAFSSSRFENLFTFGSNSIDEAGNTAFIYTDGVATFTGTDMEFTVVTGSGSPPPADAALGDIGFGIFYDLTETNNTVFLAFADRASEGDSDYSDHVIQTSGTVNVVPLPAAAWMLLAGIGGLVSMRRRKS; translated from the coding sequence ATGAAAAAATCAATTCTTACGGCTGCTTCAGCCATGGCAATTCTGGCGGCAGGTACGGCCTCCGCCATTACCTATAACATCACAGACACTGTCAGCATTCCAAGCGGTGGGATCGGTAATCCGTTTGTTACGGATTACGAAGCGGCCTTTGGTGCCGGCAACGTCGGTTTCGGCCTGGTCCAATCCGCCGACGCGAGTGCTTTGGATACATCTGTCGGCTTCAGCTATGCATTCTCTTCCAGCAGATTCGAAAATCTGTTCACTTTTGGGTCAAACTCCATCGACGAAGCGGGGAATACTGCATTCATCTACACCGACGGTGTCGCAACCTTCACCGGCACTGATATGGAATTCACGGTCGTAACCGGCAGCGGTTCCCCTCCGCCGGCCGATGCCGCTCTGGGGGATATCGGTTTTGGCATTTTCTATGACCTCACTGAAACCAATAATACGGTGTTCCTCGCGTTTGCGGATCGTGCCTCAGAAGGCGACTCCGATTACAGCGATCACGTGATCCAGACAAGCGGTACGGTTAATGTCGTCCCCCTTCCCGCCGCCGCATGGATGCTGCTGGCGGGTATCGGCGGTCTTGTTTCGATGCGTCGTCGCAAGTCCTGA